A portion of the Chryseobacterium shandongense genome contains these proteins:
- a CDS encoding conjugal transfer protein TraO: MERRILIILFLFVELCYNAQGRKANQSGVHAQYGYIASNDTIKRGSFMAIAGYNHVFGDKGFLGKVEGFYQDTKVGYTDGQVLPYQKYGLNVSAGYSYEGLYPVFLNAYVGAFGAYENVNDGNQKDPKYNAQIPAKVKGFVYGLSGSAEIEVVLARKLSLLVNYTQFYDLKSDFSKSNYAFFGGIKYYIK; encoded by the coding sequence ATGGAAAGACGAATTTTAATAATACTATTCCTTTTTGTAGAGCTTTGTTATAATGCCCAGGGAAGAAAGGCTAACCAATCAGGAGTTCACGCTCAGTATGGCTATATTGCTTCTAATGACACCATAAAAAGAGGTTCTTTCATGGCCATTGCAGGATATAATCATGTTTTCGGAGATAAAGGATTTTTAGGCAAAGTAGAAGGTTTTTACCAAGATACAAAAGTGGGTTATACGGATGGTCAGGTTTTACCTTATCAAAAGTATGGACTTAACGTTTCGGCAGGCTATAGCTATGAAGGCTTATATCCTGTTTTTCTAAATGCTTATGTTGGAGCTTTTGGGGCCTATGAAAATGTAAATGATGGAAATCAGAAAGATCCGAAGTATAATGCTCAAATCCCGGCCAAGGTAAAAGGATTTGTGTATGGACTTTCGGGATCTGCAGAAATTGAAGTAGTCCTGGCAAGAAAACTATCTTTATTAGTGAACTACACTCAGTTTTATGATCTTAAGAGTGATTTTTCAAAATCAAATTATGCCTTTTTTGGAGGAATCAAATATTACATCAAATAA
- a CDS encoding DUF4138 domain-containing protein, with product MRKFAISIFIVGSVLCYSQTKRKKSYKKPIKKTYVKKKATTKPVATAVIDIPVQEEVQPEIVTEPAVVEEPNVAVVTAEKSDYEKTAEKLLKQKGWINNRNSFLIRGVEGFVKGVYSGNGKIFVMLEVSNRSNINYDIQNISFITSPIKKKGIDFDTEEKIFLPIWSNQPDFIGKRAKQKLVFVFDKFTIGENKTLNAVINENEGERNLKLEIKPAYILSAEYIN from the coding sequence ATGAGAAAGTTTGCAATTTCAATTTTCATTGTAGGTAGTGTTTTATGCTACTCTCAAACGAAAAGGAAAAAAAGCTACAAAAAGCCTATAAAGAAGACTTATGTAAAGAAAAAGGCTACTACTAAACCTGTCGCCACTGCTGTAATAGATATACCAGTACAGGAAGAAGTACAACCCGAAATAGTTACAGAACCAGCAGTCGTCGAAGAACCAAATGTAGCTGTCGTTACAGCTGAGAAATCGGATTATGAAAAAACAGCAGAAAAGCTGTTGAAACAAAAAGGATGGATTAATAATAGAAATTCATTCTTAATACGGGGCGTTGAAGGATTTGTAAAGGGTGTTTATTCAGGAAACGGAAAGATTTTCGTAATGCTTGAAGTCTCAAACCGTAGTAATATCAATTATGATATTCAAAATATTTCATTCATTACAAGTCCAATAAAAAAGAAAGGAATCGATTTCGATACCGAAGAAAAAATATTTCTACCGATCTGGTCAAACCAACCTGATTTTATAGGAAAAAGAGCAAAGCAAAAGTTGGTTTTTGTCTTCGATAAGTTCACCATTGGAGAAAACAAAACGCTTAATGCAGTTATTAATGAAAATGAAGGCGAACGAAACTTAAAACTTGAAATTAAGCCAGCTTATATTTTATCAGCTGAATATATCAACTAA